GTGGCCGTACTCGTCTTTAACCAGCAAGCCAGACGGGgctggcatgaaaaaaaaaaattcaagccATATGACACGAGCTTAACATGAACACAACATACGCTCTATTCACAAAGACCTCATCATAAGTAGTTGTCAGCGAGGGTCTCTtcctattttcatgttaaatactTTTTGCATGGACTGCAGCGCATGCGCACAGGTTCAGGCATTATTGGAGTTCGTGTCGTTTAGCTCCTCCCtcggctgcctctactgaaagcaggaagggTTCatcagtacacttcctgcacatgctcagtagcactagCCAAGGCAATGggagaagcagcagccaatcacacgcaCCATCTGTGTGCTTCAATGACTTCAATGAGCCCTACTGAGCACGTGCAGGCAGGGAATATACTAATGCTTTGGTAGACACAGACAGGGGAGGACTTAAACGGAGCAGAAGCCCCATAATTCCAACTCGGAACTCTAAGGAATGCCTGCGCGACTTTACACAGAGTAAAGTGTAGTGTATTCAAGGAGCAATAAActccaaaatgcattaaaaatacaattaaaatttgGGGGAACTGACTGTGCCTATAAACCAGATACATAATTATCTAATATTTAATCGTATGATATACATCCCCATACAGTTCCACAAATACTAGTTATCCCTCATCCAGCAAAGAAAGACCGAGCTCATAAATCTTGCTTTACTtgacaaaaaaatctatatggTATTTGGTATAAATCTAAAAACTGAATTTGTGCGCGTCTCCGTCGGTATAGCAGGCCAATAAAATATTACGTACCAGAACTCTGCAGCGTCAGCCCAGAAAGATCtgcaaaggaaacaaaataaggTTTTAATTTACTAAGAGAAGAACCGATACATCTCCGAAACACCAAAGAGCACCGGCGGTGCGCAAGACGAGATGCTCCAAGCATTGTTCTTCGGTATTCCATACAGCAATAAGGAGGGGGGGAAAGTGTGGCCGGCCGCTTCGCTCTTAACCTGCCTCCAACCTAAATCAGACTGAtcccaacaccaaaaaaaactaaCGTGAACCGTGCAAAAGTTTACAGAGCCGACTGTTTCCCTCCTGCCTCCTCACCATTTCCGTGCACGTGTGATGGACAGACGCGGCACACCTtctaatgtatacattaaacTAGCCACGGGACTAGTAAATGTATACAGTCCGGGGATACTTACCCTTGAAACAGGAAGCGACATCGGCCATCGGGAGCGGGGAATCTGTGTCTCGGGCAATGGTGGGGTAATTCTCTATATTAAACATTACACCAACAATAAGCAGATCGTGAGAATCCCTCACACGGGAAGAAAAAATGTAgccgaaaacaaaaaaaattatatttatagcgGTAGATAAACGTTTATTAGCGAcgttaataacaaaaaaaaaatccagtaatTCATCAGAGATGGTAACGGAAGTTAAAGCACAAAGGATTGGAAACAAATGTTGCACTTGATGGGACATAAACCCTTCTCTGGGATTTATTGACAGGAGGATTAAAAGGCATCGCTGGCTTGGGAAGGGCATGAAAgattaatcaaaaaataataaaaataaatgaccaGGTCTCCGATCGAGCCTCTGCGGCACTTTAAACGACGACTTAGGAGTTAAGCACTTATTATCTTTCCTACCAAACCCACGACACACAGGGCTCCTCTGATCCCTCACCTATTCCGGGGGAGACGACGCGCTCGTAGTGATACGGGTTCACGCAGACGCTGTCACACTTCAGGTCGAAGGCATACTGACAGTATTTCACGTGCTTCAGCTCGTTCTTATGAAGGTCCGGCCAGCGCCACAGCCGAGCGTAGATAACATGCGGGAATCCCTTCCTGCCCGCCACCTGCACACAGAGAGAACGCATTCACATTAAACACGTCTTTACGCCGACATTACGAGCGAGGTAATGAAGGATTGCGTTTTCACCGGCATACTGCGGGTCAACCAGAACCCCTCTCTATCAAACAGACCCTTCAACCAGGACTAACGGACGGGCGTACAAACCTCTGTTATAGGAACGCATTCACATATTTGGCATCATATAGATTACAATTGCTTTGGCTGAAACAACTTGGACCGCatactattatatattgatttataaagcatcatatgccgtagcgctgtacaacatgCAAACAGGACAAAGGTCTCACAATTTGAACTCACATATAATAGTAAAGAGTTTTTGTCATTTCAAATGTTGATATAATTGCTCATTCTAACCTTTtcctatattaatataaataattttgtctgcgaaaatgttttgtggctcGAACACCGTTTTACTTTCTATCTTTGCCTGAGATTGTTTAGACGTTCTCTGGAATATCTTGGCaaaacagggggaaaaaaaaaaaattgttttcccACTTTGCCTCGGGCTGCCGGACACAAACAGAATCCCACGCGCATTCACCGCTACCGTAATGTCCCCAACATTATAACATTGTGTCGAAGGTGCTACGTTCACGATGTCCGAtacaaaacatattattaataatacttaGAATATGAATAAGAGGCCTGGTGGCACTCGCCTGCAGCCGGCCGTCCAGCGTCCTTTGAATGGTGACGCATTTGCTGGGGTGGGCTCCGTTGGTGGTTATGGCGGTGATCAGAGAGTCCAGCTCGTCTTTCTTCTCCTTCAGCTTCTTCACGAGACTCTCGATGGCTCGCTTGGCGAAGGTCTCGCTCTCCCCTCCTTGCCGGTGGCACATGAGACTGTGCACGATGCTGAGGCAGGCGTCGTTGCTGGTGGGGGTGTTGGTGATGGACATGTCGCCGGCAGAACGGGGTCTCCTTTCCTCGCTCGAAATGTCTCAGCGATGGTACGCGGCAGAGGCGGGAGTCTGCAGGGTCCTGGAAAACACAACAAGAAGCGGATGTGTGTATCCGTGTCACATCACAACACACAATAACCACAACTCGACAACTCAATCACAGCAAGCGCTGACTGGCCCGTCTCCTAACTATGAAGGGTCCCCCAGGTGAGGTCCTCCTGCAAGAAGCCCCCAAACTATGAGATGACGAGCAGTTACCGGTGAATTGACACCTTAAGTTACTGGATGGGGGCGGGGGGGGTAATTCTAAACTCAATATTGGAATAAATCcggaataaaatacacaaaggcTTTACACGGTTACACTACACAGCTCACGATAAGAACGTATCGCACTGACcgttaaccccgtctgtgccaGCGGCATGCCCCCGAGGGACGGGCGCTTTACCTTCTGCACGATGTAAACAGAACGCGCATGGAAAGTTCCGCTCTGACGAAGCCGAAAACCCGCGCTGGAAAATGCTTCGACTCAGCAAAGTTCCCAGAGAATGAAAGCGCGGCGTTTTAACCCTTACCGGTACAAACAGGGAAAACAAACAGTACGGGATCCGAGCCAATCACAGCGACTGCCGCTTAGAATGCGATCTGGAACCGATCAATGTAACCAGAGCCTCGATGACGTGACAGAACGCGACTCCGCTGTGATAGACGCCCCGTAACCGGCATCTTTTACTGAACTTCATATCTTAATGGATAGGAAGAGCTGAGACGCCCAAGGAGTAGCCATGTCCCACCGAGCACGGCCCAAAATATATAGTGTGCCTCCGACACTGGCTGACAACaagctacaactcccataatcctcagcaGGCAGTATAGGAGTCCTAATACTACAGAAACCAACAGCAAGTAATAAAGGCTACAGATACCCAAAACCAGCACAAAACTGACGAACATTCACAGCTGAAGGCTAATGGGCAAAAGAGTAAACAaactaaatattatatacacacacacacattatatatatatatacacacacacattatatatatatatacacacacacacacattatatatatatatacacacacacacacactatatatatacacacacactatatatatatatatacacacacacgtttaaaagtttggggtcacttagaaatgtcctttttgaacgaaaagctaattttgtccattaaaataacaagaaatgGATAAGAAATCCAGCGCaaacggggttaatgctgtaaattacTACTGTAGCTGCAATTTTTTATGGAATCGCTTCATAGTTgtagaggccctttatcactcccatcactcctgtgttccaatggccctttatcactcccatcactcctgtgttccaatggccctttatcactcccatcactcctgtgttccaatggccctttatcactcccatcactcctgtgttccaatggccctttatcattattgattgttagaaaactctttttgcaattttgttacagccagaaatgtccttcttTTCCATGAAAACCGCCGAGTGACCCCTAAACGTTTGAACggttgtgtatatatttatgtaaatgattCAATCGTTTGGGATAATTATAGTAACAGATTAAGCTGATGCGGTTCTTGAATGCGGGGATTTTAGGCAGTCAGCCaaccctgttttttttcctgttttctgctcaagtgttaaaaaaaagaaaaaaaaaaaaaaaaaaaaaaaaggacagtttaatgccccAAAAGCCCTAGTAAAATACACAGAGTAACCCTTTGCGAGTACCAAACATTATCAAAAGTGATAAAATACAAAGAGACTGCCTCTTCGGGCTACAACACATCACCCCCCCCATGGAAAACAGAACGGGGGAGGGGCGAATGCACACTGGGGGGATCCGTTTACGGGACCACGAGGCCATCGCATGCATTACGGTGCGTATAATGGCTGGAGGGCCCAGGTTCTGCCGGTAAAGATGATGTTCTAAACACAAGAGAATGTTTTAGAACCAGAACAGTAAAACCAGGTTTCATTAGATTACGGAACTAACTGTACTGCTGTCCCTGAACCGCTCTTATTTATCAAGCAAGTGCGCAAAACAATGaaacagcagcaaaaaaaacatgtttaaagggGACGTTATTCCGTTAGTGCCCCCcactttaatatgcaaaatACAGCGTCCAGAAGAAAGAAATCTTGTGGACGTCGGGGTCGTGGGGACCGAACAGGAATAGCGATGGATCACAAGGACCATCAGACTACTCTATCTCCACAAACACGGAGTTAGGAAGCTTCGTCTCGCACGTTTTTGCACGAGGACGGTTCTTGCACGTTTACACCTAAACGCAGACCCAGGGATATTCACCGTGGGAACCGATTACATAGAACGTCAGCGGGCACAGAAAGCAGCGGGCCTCCGGCTACAGCGACCAACAACAACTCCCATGACACTCAGACGGCCTTATAGCTAACCATTACTGGTATGCTGCACCACGCAAGGACGAACAGAATAAAGGCTACGGCACGTTTCGTTAACTCCGAAAGCTCAAGACCACGATtatcatcatttatttatatagcgccaactatTCCTGAGGTGCCTCtcacagtccctacattcaaagggccTGACAGAACTAGACCTGACAGACGAGCCGGTATATTACGCCATCCCCGCCATCGCAGAGCAGGAGAGATCTCGCACAGCTCTAATCTGGTAGCCTGACGCGGGGCTCGACAAACCCCGGACCCCAACGCGAAGCACCCAGCGGGGTCACATGACGTGCGTTAAGAGCCAGGTCTCCTTGAGATGAGAGGGGGAGTAGTgcatactgtagtgtcagagtcagtgagTGCACgagtatactgtagtgtcagtgtgtgtgagtaaaCGAGTGagtatgtctaatgtattttagTGCTGTATACAGGGCGTGCGTGTCAagagtgtgtatttttatatatgcataGTGTTAgctagtgtgtgcatgtgtataagtgtgtgcggtgttagcgtgtgttgagtatgttacagtatggcattgcCATGTATGTactagtgtatggtgttaccatGTGTGTACATAAGATTGTTTAgcgcgtgtgtgtgttactgcatgGTGTTACAAGTGTGTAAGCgtaagaataatggttaaactTACATGCTTGAGTCTTTACGGTGTAAAATACCcttttgtcatgaaggggttaactggcGCACAGTACAGAGCggtgcagcactgaagaaagACGTGTTTTGTGCCGTGTTGCCACAATAAACATCCTCCAACTGCACACCAGGGGgtaataaattagaaaaatacatttggctCCTGATTTTTTTCGTTGGcttctagatccaaaccaaatgttATGCCCGCTGGCCCAACAGATGACATCATCCGAGCGGATCGAGCCTTGTGACCAAATCAGACGCGTCATCTACATCCGGCCAGAGCGCCCAGCGGCCCAAAACCCCAATAACAGCTCCAAAGACGGCCGCGCTCATGGAAAGGCGGTAAGAAACGGAGCGTCCCAGCATACCCGTGTGGACAGCACGTCACGCGGAAATCAGACACGCGTGGGTTTAGGGGCCCGGCGCAGAGATCATATTTAACACGCCAGAGACGCACGGAAACAGCGCCTGGGTGCAGCTACACAGCCCGGCCGCGTAtaagccttaaagtgccagggctgccttatCTCGAGTCTGGCCCTGGTCCAAGCAACAATAAGTCTCATCTCCCACGACCTGACAccagaaaacaaagcaaagtaactCAATTCCGAGAAACTGCACCAAGACTGAACACCGTGTGATTTCACTACTCCCATCACACCCAGCCGCAGCGATGTAACCTCTTAAACGGCGCCTATGTAAGGGGAAGAGGCAGAATCACCCCCAATGGGGCATCACATACATTTGAAGTGACCTGTCAGCCATCACATGCATTGAAACATCACGGCTGCAGCGTCCCGTCAGCACCGAGAATGTCCGAGTTGGAACTACAATCCCTATCAGGCTCAGCCACGGCGGGAATTCCAGTTCACAGCAGCTGCAGCATCAAAACAGGACACGATCTACTCAATACGGTGTGAGAAGTTTTCTGTAACCCCAGAGGACTGATTGAGCATCTACAGCTGGCTGAGCACCATGGGAGTGGCAGTAAACCCCAGCAGTGGGCGCCTGGCGGGGTATGACAGAGGTTGCAGTATACAGAAGCTCCGCAGCTAGAGATTCAGTCCTACCACAGGCCGAGCACCATGGGAATTGCGGTCCACAGCAGCTGAAGAACAGTGACGGCCAAGAACCATGGGAGTGGCAGCCCGATAACCCTGTGCTGGCGGCTGCTATAGTGACTAACCCCCCAGCGGCTCTTACAGTTACCTGGCCAGGCGCGAGCCGGACGCTGCACTGCCCGGGATCTCGGGAGGTCTTTAGGCCTAGAGCGTCCTGTGGAGTTCTCAGTGAGGGGGGAACGGCTTCACTCAGACAGGAATGCGGGTATAGAGCGCGCGGCGAAACCCCTGGCTCTGTCCTCCACCTCCCGCCCTCCTTTCTCCGGACTCCAGAGCGGCACAGGCCGCGAACAACAAACCCGCTGAGCTCGGGAGTGCGCAGGAGCGGCGGCGACGGCGGCGGCTACATCCGGGACAGCGAAGAGGGCAGGAGGCGGAGCCGGCAAGCAGCGGGAATTAGAGGGCGTGGCAAATCGGAGGGGGGCTGATGAAGACGGGGGCGTGACAATTAGGAAGATGGACATTCCATGTATGGGAGGGACTACAACTGGGCGGAGTCTCGTGTATTTTGCTGAGGGCAAACGGGGCTATGTAGTAAATATCAGGGCGGAGCCTCCACGGGAGAGGGGAGGAGCTAGGTGCTTAGTGGGTGGGGTGCACAGTGTCATGGTTGTATCTCGGTGAGGGCAAAACGTTGACGTTAGGGCAAAAGgtgctgttaaccccttaaggaccgggctcatttttcgttttgtaccctgtgggaccgaggctgttttgacacttttgtggtgcttgtgttcaggtgtaattttctcctcacccatttagtgtacccacataagttatatattgtttttttcaggacaagatgggctttcttcagataccattgatcgtatcatcttatttactatgaaaaaaataaaaaaaacatggtgaaaaattgaaaaaaaacacattttatgacttttatttaaaaaatattttactcacctaaaaaagcaagtaaaaaaactagctaaatagattctactacttgtcctgagtttagaaatacccaatgtttttatgtttttttgctgttttttgtaagttatagggcaataagtacaagcagcgttttatgatttccaaatcttttttaacaaatctggtcagtctgcctccatctcctctttggaatatctttgaagccggttaactcaatttaacccattcaaaccatatatttttgaaaactagacaccccagggtattccaaatgctgtaattttaaccctttccatgcaccaattatagaactacactttgtcaaactttgtaatagtaattttttttatttttttttccacacaaattgtactttagttatagatatacaggttctggtatatgtcactgtcaaacaacaccccaatatgtgttcagcagcatctcctgagtacagcgataccccacatgcatgggtttgtcagattgtttggctggtaaaaggctacttttggggcatgtgtaattcaggtggtcatttggtcattctgcctccatctcctctttggaaaatctttgaagccggttaactcaatttaacccattcaaaccatatatttttgaaaactagacaccccagggtattccaaatgctgttattttaaccctttccatgcaccaattatagaactacactttgtcaaactttgtaatagtaattttttttattttttttcacacaaattgtactttagttatagatatacaggttctggtatatgtcactgtcaaacaacaccccaatatgtgttcaggaacatctcctgagtgcagtgatacccgacatgcatggatttgttgggttgtttcagatttaaaatgccacattcgggaagtgcgctttttttctccattttggtcagtcattTTGGATAGGTACACTATGCCCTTTCTTTGAGCtaagccactccaatttaccccatcagccattttttttatatattagacaccccttgggtatttgaagtgcttttattttaactctttgttgagatttttgagaaattttagcacttgctcaaaataataaactttattttttaattttattttatttttttaatactttttttatatttttttgacacattttgctggtactggatggttcatctagtgacatcactgcataattatttttaaatgttagcacatttttttttattttttttttttattattttttttttgaatattttactaatcacataatgattagaaagctgggctccattgacttgcatggttgaatgcagtacctgtattcaaccagcaagtggagccagttctctagagggtctggagaccctctagcgaactttttcgtctttattgttgtagttcccgggccgccgccatcttgcttgatggcgaagatcaccggcagcggcggctgtgaccgctctccggagcggtcacagcccatccaaaggtaagtgtttggtgtcgctggatgcctcccgatcgaggcattccagcgacaccatttaagtttaaacGCTTTTAAgtctaaacgcttttaaaacgggcgtccgccgccatacaatgtatggcggctgttgacgccccggggaggggccagacatggcccccgatgccgatctcggccttgctgaatgcctcgacatcgaggcattgcagcaaggccgtttaagcgaagaaagtgatccttgatcactttctaagcttatttaattttttgacggttcaggaccgtcaaaggtcatttagtgaccttcttgttatgaccggcaaaggtcgcgaaggggttaaagtggacAGGCACCGGAAGTGAGGTCACTTATTAAGTCTGTAAGAATAAGAAAAACAGAGCACcggttttaatttttataaattaaagggacagtttacagATTAATGCATAAAACAGTACCCCGGGAGTAACCCTctgtgaatactttaatatacattcttcaaaatgggaaaaaatacttGCACGTGCATAAAGGGGTCTGCATACACTACGCCTGCCGCGTTCCCCAAGCCAGCGCCGGAGCCTTAAATAAAGTGTTTATTAAGTAACTTTTCCTGAAACAACACATAGGATCCCTGTACGGTATGAGCTGCTTATACGTCAAAACGCGAAGACCGCCCGTGTCCCGACCTCAAGCACCCAAACGGTTAAACAATCGACAGCGTTTGAGTAGGAAACATCATCCAAATACCACCTATGGAGGCAGactcggactggccatcgggcacacggGGCAAATGCCAGGGGAGCCACTGGCCTTCAGCCGCAGACGCTCACCTGATCTTGCTGCAGCGGCTGGATTTACCCCCACTGGATGCTAtgcatatacaataataaccccccagcgctgtatagagtaatataaccccccagcgctgtatacagtaatataaccccccagcgctgtatacagtgatataacccccagcgctgtatccagtaatataaacccccccagcgctgtataccgtaatataacccccagcgctgtatccagtaatataaacccccagcgctgtatacagtaatataaccacagcgctgtatacagtaatataacctcccagtgctgtatacagtaatataaaccccagcactgtatacaataatataacccccaccagcgctgtatacagtaatataaccccccagtgctgtatacagtaatataaccccccagcgctgtatacagtactataacccccagcgctgtatacagtaatataacccccagcgctgtatacagtaatataacccccagcgctgtatacagtaatatacccccagcgctgtatacagtaatgtaacccccagcgctgtatacagtaatataacccccagcgctgtatacagtaatgtaacccccaccagcgctgtatacagtaatataacccccccagcgctgtatacagtactataacccccagcgctgtatacagtaatgtaacccccccagcgctgtatacagtaatatacccccccatcgctgtatacagtaatgtaacccccccagcgctgtatacagtactataacccccagcgctgtatacagtaatgtaaccccccagcgctgtatacagtaatgtaacccccccagcgctgtatacagtaatataaccccccagcgctgtatacagtaatataaccccccagcgctgtatacagtaatataacccccagcgctgtatacagtaatgtaacccccccagcgctgtatacagtaatatacccccccagcgctgtatacagtaatgtaacccccccagcgctgtatacagtactataacccccagcgctgtatacagtaatgtaacccccccagcgctgtatacagtaatgtaaccccccagcgctgtatacagtaatataaccccccagagctgtatacagtaatataaccccccagcgctgtatacagtaatgtaacccccagcgctgtatacagtaatataaccccccagcgctgtatacagtaatataacccccagcgctgtatacagtaatataaccccccagcgctgtatacagtaatataaccccccagcgctgtatacagtaatgtaacccccccagcgctgtatacagtgataacacccagctgcctaaaaacattacattatggggcaaaaactagaactgtttttttttttaaaaaagaaaacaggaaaaatatttttaaaaaaacctttttaattttataccagtaataaaaaaacGGTGGGAGCTTCCCTTTAATTCAAACGTTTATACGCCTATGAAATCGTTATCTGCCCCCTTTAGTGACACCGGGGTTACTCTCTTCTGTCTGCCCGTCACCCGTATTCTTCCAGCTGTTTCCCTCCTCTCGGTATCTTCGGCGGCTCCATTGGggccacttttttattttttttcattggggccaaattattttttttgggaaaTAGGCCCGCTGGTCAGAGGTAGATTTCTTATTGAAATTTGTTAAAAACGTTTCTCATTTTTTCATTGGAACGGTAATGGTTAAAAAGTCTTCTGCTAAAGTCACATTTGGGTTGAGTAGAGCCTCTTCCGCTTGCTTCTTCAGCACCGTGACGTCTTCATCGCCTTCAGCAACCATGAGAGGCGGTTTATACCTTTGGCTGAAGTGGGTCAGAATCAGCTTCTTTGCCCCACATAAATTGGCAAATTGGGCCACCATCCGTGGCGTGCTGTGGCCGTGCTCCTTGGCTTTGTCCATCTGGCCGTCATCCAACGTAGCTTCGTGAACCAGAATGTCCGCCTCCTGGCAGAGCCTGGCGCCCCCTGCAGACACAATTCCCGCGCAGTCCCCGAAAATGCACACTTTCCGACCAGGAATGGGATCTCCCAAGACGTCCGACGGGGAAACGGTTTCCCCGTTTTCTAAAGTAACTGTAGCTCCGAGCTTTAGCTTTCCGCAAACAGGTCCCGGCTGAATCCCTGGAGATGAGACATCGTCTGGTTAACATACACATTCCATACAGAACACACAAAGTGAAGAATCATTCCGCATAGGAGCGTAGCCACgtacgtgggggggggggtttgcaggATACATTCAGTAATAAGGACCCAGCGTAATGAGCTTTTCCTGCAAGAAGTTCTTGTTTGGCccattatatattctatatctTAAGATCACCTTCTAAACAGTAACGTATGGCCCTAAACCTGACCCAGGACAGCCTGCCCAGCATGGCTGCCATCACCGGAACTTCATGACTTAAGGTTGCATACTGCGGAGGCTGTACTGGCTTCATAGACCCTCCATAGTGCTAATGGGGAGATCGAACCAGCCCATTGAGGAGCCCATTGAGCAGCCCATTGAGGAGCCCATTGAGCAGCCCATTGAGGAGCCCATTGAGCAGCCTATTGAGCAGCCCATTGAGGAGTCCATTGAGCAGCCCATTGAGGAGCCCATTGAGCAGCCTTTTGAGCAGCCTATTGagcagcccattgagcagcccATTGAGGAGTCCATTGAGCAGCCCATTGAGGAGCCCATTGAGCGGCGAAGGGCAGACCACCCAAGGAAGCAATCTGTCCATCAGTTTTGTGGCTGCAGCTTGTCTGCTAAGCTGTTCTAAATGCATCGGGGTAATATGCTTCATGGAAGAGTTAAACTTCCATAGTACCCAGTAGACAGCCACGCTACTTTAAGAGACGTCAACCGGTGGCAGTAAAACAGAGAACTAAGACAAAAACGTTGACCACCAGCTCGACAAATTCTGAATCTTTTACCGAATTATTGCATTAATAAGCATTTTATCCACACAACCAATTAATTCCGGCACATGATCTTTCTATTGGAATATTACTGGATGGATCAAAGTAGAAACATTGGCATTACCAAGGCTTCGCAGCTTCTGCACATCGAGTTTGCCCGGCCGTTCTTTCTCGCTTATTACGAATCCGAACGACGGGATCCGATGATAAAGCTTGATAGCGTTTACTGTGAATTGTCCGTTTTCAAACAGGAGGTAGGAGCCATCGGCTGGATCCTCACAGAGAGTCCTTCCCGGATCCTCGGCAGCCGCCTCGTCTTCCCGGCCACATCTAGACCAGTCCTTGAATTCTTCTGGTGGACACTGGTCTTCTGTAGGGAGCAGCTCGTGGACCACATATGGAAAAGCGAGCTGGGAGTGAGAGATCTCCAGACTCCGTCTGATGAAGTCCCTCAGGCCCACCGGGCCGTAGATGTCTACAGTTTGTTTACTCGGGGTAGATCCGCACTGGAGGCTCACGGTGCACAGAAAGCCTGGGAGTCCAA
The DNA window shown above is from Spea bombifrons isolate aSpeBom1 chromosome 1, aSpeBom1.2.pri, whole genome shotgun sequence and carries:
- the ELAC1 gene encoding zinc phosphodiesterase ELAC protein 1, whose translation is MTMDITFLGTGSAYPSPCRGASAVVFRTEGECWLFDCGEGTQTQFMKSPLKAGRITKIFITHLHGDHIFGLPGFLCTVSLQCGSTPSKQTVDIYGPVGLRDFIRRSLEISHSQLAFPYVVHELLPTEDQCPPEEFKDWSRCGREDEAAAEDPGRTLCEDPADGSYLLFENGQFTVNAIKLYHRIPSFGFVISEKERPGKLDVQKLRSLGIQPGPVCGKLKLGATVTLENGETVSPSDVLGDPIPGRKVCIFGDCAGIVSAGGARLCQEADILVHEATLDDGQMDKAKEHGHSTPRMVAQFANLCGAKKLILTHFSQRYKPPLMVAEGDEDVTVLKKQAEEALLNPNVTLAEDFLTITVPMKK